In one window of Enterobacteriaceae endosymbiont of Plateumaris rustica DNA:
- the ligA gene encoding NAD-dependent DNA ligase LigA, whose protein sequence is MKKSLKEKIINLCNEIKYHNYRYHVLNDPEILDYKYDKLLYKLEKLENLYPDLIIYNSPTKFVGGISLKNFKKINHILPMLSLNNVFNEKDLFLKFFKPIKNYLNKDINYFCCELKFDGIAASILYKNGQLIRASTRGNGIIGENITNNILFIQDIPHKLQGNDFPSILEVRGEIFMTKTNLEILNKKNILKKKFSNTRSAVVGTLFLKNFHNINNKLLNFFSYGIGFIKNKKEIYSQINILQNLKNYGLPISNYTIFSSSIKEILFFYQKMKKKRNILPYNIDGIVIKIDDFKIQKILGCTSHAPKWAIAYKFPSQEKITTLKNIIFQIGRTGIITPVGNFKTIKINGVNISNASLYNINEIKKLNLKIGDVIIVQRCGDVIPKIINIIKKERVNNITTSIVIPTICPDCKSILKRKNHNKMMLYCPSGFNCKSQLKGYLKHFISRNAMNINYIGDKLINKLVNNNLVKNSIDLFNLNINTLNKIPHLGNKTISKILKSLEISKKTTFTKFLFSLGINEVGLVTANNLSNYFKNLNNFLNAELEDFYCIPGIGKKIAYNLYNFIKNKNNLYIINKLINRIGIHWNKNNIYNNFFYKKKVVLTGKLNSIKRFNIIEKLINLGAIVCTHISKNIDIIIIGNNPGSKIFKAKKLNLKIINEQQLIKLIYKK, encoded by the coding sequence ATGAAAAAATCATTGAAAGAAAAAATTATAAATTTGTGTAATGAAATAAAATACCATAATTATAGATATCATGTATTAAATGATCCAGAAATACTTGATTATAAATATGATAAATTATTATATAAATTAGAAAAATTAGAAAATTTATATCCTGATTTAATAATTTATAATTCTCCTACTAAATTTGTAGGAGGTATTTCTTTAAAAAATTTTAAAAAAATAAATCATATTTTACCTATGCTATCATTAAATAATGTATTTAATGAAAAAGATTTATTTTTAAAATTTTTTAAACCTATTAAAAATTATTTAAATAAAGACATAAATTATTTTTGTTGTGAATTAAAATTTGATGGTATAGCAGCAAGTATATTATATAAAAATGGACAATTAATAAGAGCCTCTACTAGAGGAAATGGAATAATAGGAGAAAATATAACTAATAATATATTATTTATACAAGATATTCCTCATAAACTTCAAGGAAATGATTTTCCTTCTATATTAGAAGTTAGAGGAGAAATATTTATGACAAAAACAAATTTAGAAATATTAAATAAAAAAAATATTTTAAAGAAAAAATTTTCTAATACTCGTAGTGCAGTTGTAGGTACTTTATTTTTAAAAAATTTTCATAATATTAATAATAAATTATTAAATTTTTTTAGTTATGGTATAGGTTTTATAAAAAATAAAAAGGAAATATATAGTCAAATAAATATTTTACAAAATTTAAAAAATTATGGATTACCAATTTCTAATTATACAATATTTTCTTCTTCTATAAAAGAGATTTTATTTTTTTATCAAAAAATGAAAAAAAAAAGAAATATTCTTCCATATAATATTGATGGTATTGTTATTAAAATAGATGATTTTAAAATACAAAAAATACTAGGTTGTACATCACATGCTCCTAAATGGGCTATTGCATATAAATTTCCTTCTCAAGAAAAAATAACAACTTTAAAAAATATTATTTTTCAAATAGGAAGAACAGGAATAATTACTCCTGTAGGAAATTTTAAAACTATTAAAATTAATGGAGTAAATATTAGTAATGCTAGTTTATATAATATTAATGAAATTAAAAAATTAAATTTAAAAATAGGAGATGTAATAATAGTACAACGTTGTGGTGATGTTATACCAAAAATAATAAATATTATAAAAAAGGAAAGAGTTAATAACATTACAACTAGTATTGTTATTCCTACAATATGTCCAGATTGTAAATCTATTCTTAAAAGAAAAAATCATAATAAAATGATGTTATATTGTCCTTCTGGTTTCAATTGTAAATCTCAATTAAAAGGATATTTAAAACATTTTATATCTCGTAATGCAATGAATATTAATTATATAGGTGATAAACTTATTAATAAATTAGTAAATAATAATTTAGTAAAAAATTCTATAGATTTATTTAATTTAAATATAAATACATTGAATAAAATTCCTCATTTAGGAAATAAAACTATTTCTAAAATATTAAAATCATTAGAAATATCAAAAAAAACAACTTTTACTAAATTTTTATTTTCTTTAGGGATTAATGAAGTAGGTTTAGTTACTGCAAATAATTTAAGTAATTATTTTAAAAATTTAAATAATTTTTTAAATGCGGAATTAGAAGATTTTTATTGTATACCTGGAATAGGAAAAAAAATTGCATATAATTTATATAATTTTATTAAAAATAAAAATAACTTATATATAATTAATAAATTAATTAATAGAATTGGTATTCATTGGAATAAAAATAATATTTATAATAATTTTTTTTATAAAAAAAAAGTAGTATTAACCGGAAAATTAAATTCAATAAAAAGATTTAATATAATAGAAAAATTAATAAATTTAGGTGCTATAGTTTGTACTCATATATCTAAAAATATAGATATAATCATTATAGGAAATAATCCTGGTTCTAAAATATTTAAAGCAAAAAAATTAAATTTAAAAATTATAAATGAACAACAGTTAATAAAATTAATTTATAAAAAATAA